A section of the Streptomyces sp. NBC_00178 genome encodes:
- a CDS encoding GuaB3 family IMP dehydrogenase-related protein, whose translation MTEIEIGRGKRGRRAYAFDDIAVVPSRRTRDPKEVSIAWQIDAYRFELPFLAAPMDSVVSPQTAIRIGELGGLGVLNLEGLWTRHEDPQALLDEIAEMPVETATPRLQEIYSAPIQEELIGRRIKEVRDSGVVTAAALSPQRTAQFSKAVVDAGVDIFVIRGTTVSAEHVSGAAEPLNLKQFIYELDVPVIVGGCATYTAALHLMRTGAAGVLVGFGGGAAHTTRNVFGIQVPMATAVADVAGARRDYMDESGGRYVHVIADGGVGWSGDLPKAIACGADAVMMGSPLARATDAPGRGRHWGMEAVHEDVPRGKLVDLGSVGTTEEVLTGPSHNPDGSMNIFGALRRAMATTGYSDLKEFQRVEVTVADSQHRR comes from the coding sequence GTGACTGAGATCGAGATCGGGCGCGGCAAGCGCGGTCGGCGCGCATACGCGTTCGACGACATCGCCGTAGTGCCGAGCCGGCGCACCCGTGACCCGAAGGAGGTCTCGATCGCCTGGCAGATCGACGCCTACCGTTTCGAGCTGCCCTTCCTGGCCGCGCCGATGGACTCGGTGGTCTCCCCGCAGACCGCCATCCGCATCGGTGAGCTGGGCGGCCTCGGTGTCCTCAACCTCGAAGGGCTGTGGACCCGGCACGAGGACCCGCAGGCGCTCCTCGACGAGATCGCCGAGATGCCCGTCGAGACCGCCACGCCGCGGCTCCAGGAGATCTACTCCGCGCCCATCCAGGAGGAGCTGATCGGCCGGCGCATCAAGGAGGTGCGCGACTCCGGTGTCGTCACCGCCGCCGCGCTCTCGCCGCAGCGCACCGCCCAGTTCTCGAAGGCCGTCGTCGACGCGGGCGTGGACATCTTCGTCATCCGCGGCACGACGGTCTCCGCCGAGCACGTCTCGGGCGCCGCCGAGCCGCTCAACCTGAAGCAGTTCATCTACGAGCTGGACGTCCCCGTCATCGTCGGCGGCTGCGCCACCTACACGGCGGCCCTGCACCTCATGCGGACCGGCGCGGCCGGTGTCCTGGTCGGCTTCGGCGGCGGCGCCGCGCACACCACGCGCAACGTCTTCGGCATCCAGGTCCCGATGGCGACCGCGGTCGCCGACGTCGCCGGCGCCCGACGTGACTACATGGACGAGTCCGGTGGCCGGTACGTGCACGTCATCGCGGACGGTGGCGTCGGCTGGTCGGGCGACCTCCCGAAGGCCATCGCCTGTGGTGCGGACGCCGTGATGATGGGCTCCCCGCTGGCCCGTGCGACCGACGCGCCGGGCCGCGGCCGCCACTGGGGCATGGAGGCCGTCCACGAGGACGTCCCGCGCGGCAAGCTGGTCGACCTGGGTTCCGTGGGCACGACGGAGGAGGTCCTCACCGGCCCCTCGCACAACCCCGACGGCTCGATGAACATCTTCGGCGCCCTGCGCCGGGCGATGGCGACCACCGGCTACAGCGACCTCAAGGAGTTCCAGCGGGTCGAGGTGACGGTGGCGGACTCGCAGCACCGCCGCTGA
- a CDS encoding serine hydrolase domain-containing protein, translating to MPISRALLVALLVLSVLALGSTSLPSEPHLTPASSYLPRLVVEGRAPAAAFLARHDGRGNTGADKGYYDSEGTGIGAFDHFRAGSITKSFVATVVLQLAAESALRLDDSVEDHLPGVVRDHGNAGDLITLRDLLTHTSGLYDYMGALPATDPALTGVAGPSAQPLSPGAAVRLAVSHPPAAARGSYVYSSTNYVLLGMVVLRVTGHTYGAEIRRRIITPLRLTGTSLPGARTTLPLPHSPAYHRAVDGTLRDVTSIDPRVAGAAGELVSTLDDLDRFYAALLGGRLLGPAELSAMLDTRAAGGAYGMGIHPQRLSCGTTVWGHGGRISGSRVRSAATRDGRHVFTFRVDTDSPVGPDLETALLEAEFCTRGSS from the coding sequence ATGCCGATTTCAAGGGCGCTGCTCGTCGCCCTTCTGGTGTTGTCCGTGCTCGCGCTGGGATCCACCAGCCTGCCCAGCGAACCACACCTCACGCCCGCATCGTCCTACCTCCCCCGGCTCGTCGTCGAGGGCCGGGCCCCGGCGGCCGCCTTTCTGGCACGTCACGACGGCCGCGGCAACACCGGTGCAGACAAGGGTTACTACGACTCCGAGGGGACCGGGATCGGCGCCTTCGACCATTTCCGGGCGGGCAGCATCACGAAGTCCTTCGTCGCGACGGTCGTCCTCCAACTCGCCGCGGAGAGCGCGCTCCGGCTGGACGACAGCGTCGAGGACCACCTCCCGGGAGTGGTCCGCGACCACGGGAACGCCGGTGACCTCATCACCCTGCGCGACCTGCTCACCCACACCAGCGGCCTCTACGACTACATGGGCGCCCTGCCCGCCACCGACCCCGCCCTCACGGGAGTTGCCGGTCCGTCCGCCCAGCCCCTGAGCCCCGGTGCCGCCGTCCGCCTGGCGGTCTCCCACCCTCCGGCCGCCGCGCGGGGCTCCTACGTGTACTCCAGCACCAACTACGTCCTGCTCGGCATGGTCGTCCTGCGCGTCACCGGGCACACGTACGGGGCCGAGATCAGGCGCCGCATCATCACCCCGCTCCGGCTGACCGGTACGTCGCTGCCCGGGGCCCGCACCACCCTGCCCCTCCCCCACTCGCCCGCCTACCACCGCGCGGTCGACGGGACGCTGCGCGACGTCACGTCCATCGACCCCCGCGTCGCCGGGGCCGCGGGGGAACTGGTCTCCACCCTGGACGACCTCGACCGCTTCTACGCGGCCCTGCTGGGCGGCCGGCTGCTGGGGCCCGCCGAGCTGTCGGCCATGCTCGACACCCGGGCCGCCGGCGGCGCGTACGGCATGGGCATCCATCCGCAGCGGCTGTCCTGCGGCACGACCGTCTGGGGCCACGGCGGACGCATCTCGGGAAGCCGCGTCCGGTCCGCCGCGACCCGCGACGGGCGGCACGTCTTCACCTTCCGGGTCGACACCGACTCACCCGTCGGCCCGGACCTGGAAACGGCGCTCCTGGAGGCGGAGTTCTGCACCCGGGGGTCCTCCTGA
- a CDS encoding glycerol-3-phosphate dehydrogenase/oxidase, with protein MRTATLGPAERTEALAAMAERELDVLVVGAGVVGAGTALDAATRGLSTGLVEGRDWASGTSSRSSKLIHGGLRYLEMLDFALVREALKERGLLLGRLAPHLVKPVPFLYPLQHKGWERLYAGSGVALYDAMSVSSGHGRGLPVHRHLTRRHALRVAPALRKDALVGALQYYDAQMDDARFVATLVRTAASYGARVANGARVTAFLKEGERVVGARVEDVEGGGEYEIRAKQVVNATGVWTDDTQALIGERGQFHVRASKGVHLVVPKDRIHSTTGLILRTEKSVLFVIPWGRHWIIGTTDTDWDLDKSHPAASSADIDYVLEHVNSVLNTPLGRDDVEGVYAGLRPLLAGESDATSKLSREHTVAHPAPGIVVVAGGKYTTYRVMAKDAVDEAVHGLDQRVADCVTENIPLLGAEGYQALWNSRARLAARTGLHVVRVEHLLNRYGSMTEELLELIAVDPTLGEPLTGADDYLRAEIVYAASHEGARHLDDVLTRRTRISIETFDRGTRSARECADLMAPVLGWDTAQVEREVEHYTKRVEAERESQRQPDDLTADAARLGAPDISPL; from the coding sequence GTGAGGACAGCGACACTGGGACCCGCGGAGCGCACCGAGGCGCTGGCCGCGATGGCCGAGCGCGAACTGGACGTGCTGGTCGTGGGGGCGGGCGTGGTCGGCGCCGGGACCGCGCTCGACGCGGCCACGAGAGGACTTTCCACCGGTCTGGTCGAGGGGCGGGACTGGGCCTCCGGCACCTCCAGCAGGTCGAGCAAGCTGATCCACGGCGGGCTGCGCTATCTGGAGATGCTGGACTTCGCGCTCGTCCGCGAGGCGCTCAAGGAGCGGGGGCTGCTGCTGGGACGGCTGGCGCCGCACCTCGTGAAGCCCGTGCCCTTCCTCTACCCCTTGCAGCACAAGGGCTGGGAGCGGCTGTACGCCGGTTCCGGCGTCGCCCTGTACGACGCGATGTCGGTGTCCTCCGGCCACGGGCGGGGACTGCCCGTGCACCGGCACCTCACCCGGCGCCACGCACTGCGGGTCGCCCCGGCCCTGCGCAAGGACGCCCTGGTCGGAGCCCTCCAGTACTACGACGCCCAGATGGACGACGCCCGTTTCGTCGCGACCCTGGTGCGCACGGCCGCGAGCTACGGCGCGCGCGTGGCGAACGGCGCGCGGGTGACCGCGTTCCTCAAGGAGGGCGAGCGGGTCGTCGGCGCGCGCGTGGAGGACGTCGAGGGCGGCGGCGAGTACGAGATCAGGGCCAAGCAGGTGGTCAACGCCACCGGTGTGTGGACGGACGACACCCAGGCGCTCATCGGCGAGCGCGGGCAGTTCCACGTCCGGGCCTCGAAGGGCGTCCATCTCGTGGTGCCCAAGGACCGCATCCACTCCACGACCGGTCTCATCCTGCGCACCGAGAAGTCCGTGCTCTTCGTCATCCCCTGGGGACGGCACTGGATCATCGGCACGACGGACACCGACTGGGACCTCGACAAGTCCCATCCGGCCGCGTCCAGCGCCGACATCGACTACGTCCTCGAACACGTCAACTCGGTGCTGAACACCCCGCTCGGCAGGGACGACGTCGAAGGGGTCTACGCCGGACTGCGGCCGCTGCTGGCCGGTGAGTCGGACGCCACGAGCAAGCTGTCCCGTGAGCACACCGTCGCGCACCCGGCACCGGGCATCGTCGTCGTGGCGGGCGGCAAGTACACGACGTACCGGGTGATGGCCAAGGACGCCGTCGACGAGGCCGTGCACGGGCTGGACCAGCGGGTCGCGGACTGCGTCACCGAGAACATCCCGCTGCTGGGCGCCGAGGGCTACCAGGCCCTATGGAACTCGCGTGCCCGGCTCGCGGCCAGGACGGGACTGCACGTGGTGCGGGTCGAGCACCTGCTGAACCGCTACGGCTCCATGACCGAGGAACTCCTCGAGCTCATCGCGGTGGACCCCACGCTCGGCGAACCGCTGACCGGCGCCGACGACTACCTCCGTGCGGAGATCGTCTACGCCGCCTCGCACGAGGGCGCCCGGCACCTCGACGACGTCCTGACCCGGCGTACCCGGATCTCCATCGAGACGTTCGACCGGGGTACCCGGTCGGCCCGCGAGTGCGCCGACCTGATGGCACCGGTCCTGGGCTGGGACACGGCCCAGGTCGAACGCGAGGTGGAGCACTACACCAAGCGCGTGGAGGCAGAGCGGGAGTCGCAGCGGCAGCCCGACGACCTGACGGCGGACGCCGCCCGGCTCGGAGCGCCGGACATCTCGCCCCTCTAG
- a CDS encoding serine/threonine-protein kinase: protein MSEAEQAQEPQRDKDGRLLAGRYRLGDVLGRGGMGTVWRAADETLGRTVAVKELRFPSSIDDDEKRRLITRTLREAKAIARIRNTSAVTVYDVVDEDDRPWIVMELIEGKSLAEVIREDGTLTPRRAAEVGLAILDVLRSAHREGILHRDVKPSNVLISEDGRVVLTDFGIAQVEGDPSVTSTGMLVGAPSYISPERARGHKPGPPADLWSLGGLLYASVEGRPPYDKGSAIATLTAVMTEPVEPPEHAGGLEEVIYGLLARDPDQRLDDAGARVLLNAVINAPEAPVTPPAERTQVMALPGTGDSKNGRNGDKRDKGGAGSGAAKPAAAAAAAAAAGAVPAAQASGTAATAGLSRTTESTRDRLRGALKSVRNAKATAPSRASGTTAASASVGGPARPGQARASITDVVPRRTLAIIAGVVVLAILGTVLAITLGDGDAGSDGAKDGTSASAGAQGGGGTEPAGGGSGKDDASGDGGKDGQGEDKGQASGDPTPSPSPKTGEPAPGPDAVPAGFKKVTNKQFHFSMAMPENFRFDDIAGRNSGAIYNAGGGFPRVQVDYNSKPGSDAAAAWAGAVASAKSLSNGYQHIGIKKVEYNGYPTVADWEFTRNQQGMRVRVLNRGFKADSDHGFSIMISCKASEWDGKECKALRDTAFATFEIAD from the coding sequence ATGTCGGAGGCGGAGCAGGCACAGGAGCCCCAACGGGACAAGGACGGACGTCTCCTCGCGGGGCGCTACCGGCTCGGGGATGTGCTCGGCCGGGGTGGCATGGGCACGGTCTGGCGGGCTGCCGACGAGACGCTGGGCCGCACGGTGGCGGTCAAGGAACTGCGGTTCCCGTCCTCCATCGACGATGACGAGAAGCGCCGCCTGATCACGCGCACCCTGCGCGAGGCGAAGGCGATCGCGAGGATCCGCAACACCAGCGCGGTGACGGTCTACGACGTCGTCGACGAGGACGACCGGCCGTGGATCGTCATGGAGCTCATCGAGGGCAAGTCCCTCGCCGAGGTGATCCGTGAGGACGGGACGCTCACCCCGCGGCGGGCGGCGGAGGTCGGCCTGGCCATCCTCGACGTGCTGCGCTCGGCGCACCGCGAGGGCATCCTGCACCGGGACGTGAAGCCGTCGAACGTGCTCATCTCCGAGGACGGCCGGGTCGTCCTGACGGACTTCGGGATCGCGCAGGTCGAGGGCGACCCCTCCGTCACCTCGACGGGCATGCTCGTCGGTGCCCCCTCCTACATCTCCCCCGAGCGTGCCCGGGGGCACAAGCCGGGCCCGCCCGCCGACCTGTGGTCGCTGGGCGGACTGCTGTACGCGAGCGTCGAGGGCCGCCCGCCCTACGACAAGGGCTCCGCCATCGCCACCCTGACGGCCGTGATGACCGAGCCGGTCGAGCCGCCGGAGCACGCGGGCGGGCTGGAGGAGGTCATCTACGGCCTGCTGGCCAGGGACCCCGACCAGCGGCTGGACGACGCGGGTGCCCGCGTCCTGCTCAACGCCGTGATCAACGCTCCCGAGGCGCCCGTGACGCCCCCGGCCGAGCGCACGCAGGTCATGGCGCTGCCCGGCACCGGTGACTCCAAGAACGGCAGGAACGGCGACAAGCGGGACAAGGGCGGAGCGGGGAGCGGTGCCGCGAAGCCCGCGGCCGCGGCAGCCGCCGCGGCCGCCGCCGGCGCCGTTCCGGCGGCGCAGGCATCCGGCACCGCGGCCACGGCGGGGCTGTCCCGGACCACGGAGAGCACCCGGGACCGGCTGCGCGGGGCGCTGAAGTCCGTGCGCAACGCCAAGGCCACGGCGCCCTCGCGCGCCTCCGGCACCACGGCGGCCTCGGCGTCCGTCGGCGGCCCGGCGCGGCCCGGCCAGGCCCGTGCGTCCATCACCGACGTCGTGCCGCGCCGCACCCTGGCGATCATCGCCGGAGTCGTCGTGCTGGCCATCCTCGGTACGGTCCTCGCCATCACCCTCGGAGACGGTGACGCGGGCAGCGACGGTGCGAAGGACGGCACCTCGGCGTCGGCCGGCGCCCAGGGCGGCGGCGGAACCGAGCCCGCTGGCGGCGGCTCGGGCAAGGACGACGCCTCCGGGGACGGCGGCAAGGACGGTCAGGGGGAGGACAAGGGGCAGGCGTCCGGCGACCCGACGCCCTCGCCCTCGCCGAAGACCGGCGAACCGGCCCCGGGCCCCGACGCCGTGCCCGCCGGGTTCAAGAAGGTCACCAACAAGCAGTTCCACTTCTCCATGGCGATGCCCGAGAACTTCAGGTTCGACGACATAGCGGGACGGAACTCGGGTGCCATCTACAACGCCGGCGGCGGCTTCCCGCGCGTCCAGGTCGACTACAACTCCAAGCCCGGGAGCGACGCGGCGGCGGCCTGGGCCGGGGCGGTCGCGAGCGCCAAGAGCCTCAGCAACGGCTACCAGCACATCGGGATAAAGAAGGTCGAGTACAACGGCTACCCGACCGTCGCCGACTGGGAGTTCACGCGCAACCAGCAGGGGATGCGGGTCCGGGTGCTCAACCGGGGCTTCAAAGCGGACTCCGACCACGGTTTCTCGATCATGATCAGCTGCAAGGCGTCCGAGTGGGACGGCAAGGAGTGCAAGGCGCTGCGCGACACGGCCTTCGCCACGTTCGAGATCGCCGACTGA
- a CDS encoding nucleotide sugar dehydrogenase, whose amino-acid sequence MPADLAVIGLGHLGLPLAQAAVGVGIHTVGYDTDPRPFAELSAGRTPVEGSLSASDIRRMVAGGFRPTADPAELGRVRTAAICAPAPLGPDRMPDLRAVTDAARALAARLRPHTTVLVESAVPPGTTENVVRPLLEEGSGLRAGRDFHLAHSPGRLDPGNRTHVYAHTPKVIGGLTPACTESAAAFYGRLTDKVVRARGPREAEMTKVLETNFRHVNIALVNEMAVLCHDLGVDLWDVIRCAETKPFGFQPFRPGPGVGGHGAPVDPGYFPYNSRTPGHPLRMVSLAKEINDRMPGYVIQRCATLLNEHGKSVRGARVLLLGVTYKPDLADQEAAPAREIATRLMDMGAQIGYHDPHVLDWRVRDLPVTRADSLYEAAAGADLTVLLQHHRTYDLQGLAVKAQLLLDTRGATPAGAAHRL is encoded by the coding sequence ATGCCCGCAGACCTCGCTGTCATCGGACTCGGCCATCTCGGCCTGCCCCTCGCCCAGGCGGCCGTCGGCGTGGGCATCCACACCGTCGGCTACGACACGGACCCCCGGCCCTTCGCGGAACTCTCGGCCGGCCGTACGCCGGTCGAGGGATCCCTCAGCGCCTCGGACATCCGCAGGATGGTCGCGGGCGGCTTCCGGCCCACCGCGGACCCGGCCGAGCTGGGCCGGGTCCGCACCGCCGCGATCTGCGCCCCCGCCCCGCTCGGGCCGGACCGCATGCCCGACCTCCGCGCCGTCACCGACGCGGCCCGCGCGCTCGCCGCCCGGCTGAGGCCCCACACCACCGTCCTGGTGGAGTCGGCGGTGCCGCCGGGCACCACGGAGAACGTCGTCCGTCCGCTCCTGGAGGAGGGCTCCGGGCTGCGCGCCGGGCGCGACTTCCACCTCGCCCACTCCCCCGGCCGTCTCGACCCGGGCAACCGCACCCACGTCTACGCCCACACCCCGAAGGTCATCGGCGGCCTCACCCCCGCGTGCACCGAGTCGGCTGCCGCCTTCTACGGACGGCTCACCGACAAGGTCGTCCGGGCCAGGGGCCCGCGCGAGGCGGAGATGACCAAGGTCCTCGAAACGAACTTCCGGCACGTCAACATCGCGCTGGTCAACGAGATGGCGGTGCTCTGCCACGACCTGGGCGTCGACCTCTGGGACGTCATCCGGTGCGCCGAGACCAAGCCGTTCGGATTCCAGCCGTTCCGTCCCGGACCCGGCGTCGGCGGCCACGGCGCGCCGGTCGACCCCGGCTACTTCCCGTACAACAGCCGCACCCCCGGGCATCCGCTGCGCATGGTCTCGCTGGCCAAGGAGATCAACGACCGGATGCCCGGCTACGTGATCCAGCGCTGCGCGACCCTGCTCAACGAGCACGGCAAGTCCGTCCGGGGCGCCAGGGTCCTGCTGCTCGGCGTCACCTACAAGCCCGACCTCGCCGACCAGGAGGCCGCGCCCGCCCGCGAGATCGCGACCCGGCTCATGGACATGGGCGCACAGATCGGCTACCACGACCCCCACGTCCTGGACTGGCGCGTGCGCGACCTGCCCGTGACGCGGGCCGACTCGCTCTACGAGGCCGCCGCCGGGGCCGATCTGACGGTGCTTCTCCAGCACCACCGCACCTACGACCTCCAGGGGCTGGCGGTCAAGGCCCAACTGCTCCTGGACACGCGGGGAGCCACGCCCGCCGGAGCGGCGCACCGGCTGTAG
- the guaB gene encoding IMP dehydrogenase: MTANVDGVPEKFATLGLTYDDVLLLPGASDMAPDQIDTASHISKNVRVNIPLLSAAMDKVTEARMAIAMARQGGAGVLHRNLSIADQANQVDLVKRSESGMVTDPITVHPDATLREADELCAKFRISGVPVTDPAGKLLGIVTNRDMAFESDRTRQVREVMTPMPLVTGKVGISGVDAMELLRRHKIEKLPLVDDAGILKGLITVKDFVKAEKYPNAAKDKGGRLIVGAAVGVAGDAFERAQALVEAGVDFIVVDTAHGHSRLVGDMVAKIKSNASGVDVIGGNIATRDGAQALIDAGVDGIKVGVGPGSICTTRVVAGIGVPQVTAIYEASLAAKAAGVPVIGDGGLQYSGDIAKALVAGADTVMLGSLLAGCEESPGELLFINGKQFKSYRGMGSLAAMQTRGDQRSYSKDRYFQEGVASDEKLVPEGIEGQVPYRGPLSAVVHQLTGGLRQSMFYVGGRTVPELQTNGRFVRITSAGLKESHPHDIQMTVEAPNYSRK, translated from the coding sequence ATGACTGCAAACGTCGACGGAGTGCCCGAGAAATTCGCGACGCTCGGGCTGACATACGACGACGTGCTGCTGCTGCCCGGCGCGTCCGACATGGCGCCCGATCAGATCGATACCGCCTCGCACATCTCGAAGAACGTGCGGGTGAACATCCCGCTGCTCTCGGCGGCGATGGACAAGGTCACCGAGGCGCGCATGGCCATCGCCATGGCCCGGCAGGGCGGCGCGGGTGTCCTGCACCGCAATCTCTCCATCGCCGACCAGGCGAACCAGGTCGACCTGGTGAAGCGCTCCGAGTCCGGGATGGTCACCGACCCGATCACGGTGCACCCGGACGCGACCCTCCGCGAGGCCGACGAGCTCTGCGCGAAGTTCCGCATCAGCGGTGTGCCCGTGACCGACCCGGCGGGCAAGCTGCTCGGCATCGTCACCAACCGCGACATGGCCTTCGAGTCGGACCGCACCCGCCAGGTGCGCGAGGTCATGACGCCGATGCCGCTCGTCACGGGCAAGGTCGGCATCTCCGGCGTCGACGCCATGGAGCTGCTGCGCCGCCACAAGATCGAGAAGCTCCCCCTGGTCGACGACGCCGGGATCCTCAAGGGCCTCATCACCGTCAAGGACTTCGTCAAGGCGGAGAAGTACCCGAACGCCGCCAAGGACAAGGGCGGCCGGCTGATCGTCGGCGCGGCGGTCGGCGTCGCCGGTGACGCCTTCGAGCGCGCCCAGGCGCTGGTCGAGGCGGGCGTCGACTTCATCGTCGTCGACACCGCCCACGGCCACTCCCGCCTCGTCGGCGACATGGTCGCCAAGATCAAGTCGAACGCCTCCGGAGTCGACGTCATCGGCGGCAACATCGCCACCCGTGACGGCGCCCAGGCGCTCATCGACGCGGGTGTCGACGGCATCAAGGTCGGCGTCGGCCCCGGCTCCATCTGCACCACGCGTGTGGTCGCCGGCATCGGCGTCCCGCAGGTCACCGCGATCTACGAGGCGTCGCTCGCCGCGAAGGCGGCCGGAGTCCCGGTCATCGGCGACGGCGGTCTGCAGTACTCCGGTGACATCGCCAAGGCCCTGGTGGCCGGCGCGGACACCGTGATGCTCGGCTCGCTGCTCGCGGGCTGCGAGGAGTCCCCGGGCGAGTTGCTCTTCATCAACGGCAAGCAGTTCAAGTCGTACCGCGGCATGGGCTCGCTCGCCGCCATGCAGACCCGTGGCGACCAGCGCTCGTACTCCAAGGACCGCTACTTCCAGGAGGGCGTCGCCTCCGACGAGAAGCTGGTCCCCGAGGGCATCGAGGGCCAGGTTCCCTACCGCGGCCCGCTGTCCGCGGTGGTCCACCAGCTCACCGGCGGTCTCCGCCAGTCGATGTTCTACGTCGGCGGCAGGACCGTCCCGGAGCTGCAGACGAACGGCCGCTTCGTCCGGATCACCTCGGCGGGCCTCAAGGAGAGTCACCCGCACGACATCCAGATGACGGTCGAAGCGCCGAACTACAGCAGGAAGTAA